The following are encoded together in the Geobacter sulfurreducens PCA genome:
- a CDS encoding LysR family transcriptional regulator: MDIRQLQFFVAIVRFGSFTKAAERLRVAQPAVSMAMKRLEEELDLVLFNRQERKVSLTAEGEIFLRHAEKILEEVASTETEMEELRGLAKGEVRVGIPPMMSAYFFPQIIRDFSNRYPELHLSVSGEGASKIQKMILDGELDMGVIAGASFPDTLELRRFLREEVIVCVPKNHHLAEMERLPLQEFARHPLIFYKEGYYLRELVFDVMRGAGLNPAIRFETNLYTLVKSLIRKGMGISVFLRMVVEEDDDLEAIPLDPPLYLDLQIAWKKYGYLSRANRAFVDFLLEQSARAHQPVGSCPARLVPAG, translated from the coding sequence ATGGATATCCGCCAGTTGCAGTTTTTCGTCGCAATCGTCAGGTTCGGCAGCTTCACCAAGGCCGCGGAGCGGCTGCGCGTGGCTCAGCCGGCCGTGAGCATGGCCATGAAGAGGCTTGAGGAGGAGCTTGACCTTGTGCTCTTCAACCGGCAGGAGCGGAAAGTGTCTCTGACCGCCGAAGGCGAGATCTTTCTGCGGCATGCGGAGAAGATCCTGGAGGAAGTGGCGTCGACGGAAACGGAAATGGAGGAGTTGCGCGGTCTTGCCAAGGGCGAGGTGCGGGTGGGGATACCCCCCATGATGAGCGCCTACTTTTTTCCGCAGATCATCCGGGACTTCTCCAACCGCTATCCGGAGCTGCACCTGAGCGTGTCCGGCGAAGGAGCTTCAAAGATCCAGAAGATGATCCTCGATGGGGAACTCGACATGGGTGTCATTGCTGGCGCGAGTTTTCCCGACACGCTCGAGTTGCGGAGATTCCTGCGGGAAGAGGTGATCGTCTGCGTACCCAAGAACCACCACCTGGCGGAGATGGAACGTCTTCCGCTGCAGGAATTCGCCCGCCATCCCCTGATTTTCTACAAGGAAGGGTACTACCTGCGGGAGCTCGTTTTCGACGTCATGAGAGGGGCGGGGCTCAATCCGGCCATCAGGTTCGAGACCAATCTCTACACCCTGGTCAAGTCGCTCATCCGGAAAGGGATGGGCATTTCGGTTTTCTTGAGAATGGTGGTTGAGGAAGACGACGATCTGGAGGCGATTCCCCTGGACCCGCCCCTGTACCTGGATCTCCAGATCGCCTGGAAAAAATACGGTTATCTGTCGCGGGCAAACCGTGCGTTTGTTGATTTTCTGCTGGAGCAGAGCGCCAGGGCGCATCAACCGGTCGGCTCGTGTCCCGCGCGGTTGGTTCCTGCTGGTTGA
- a CDS encoding GntR family transcriptional regulator yields MPLYHQIESHLREVIRSGKWQAGEAIPPERLLIEQYGVSRITIRQALANLVAAGLLYRKHGRGTFVAGAKERPITESLANLTGHLEELQLRGLDPRVRVLALETRPMIAEVAEALQRSPGAEGWYLYRIVTVEQQPLMLSTVWLPCDLGVELNEELLKQHGMALLLTHNGIAPLRGSQRIGAMSAGPEEARLLGVRAGEAVLRVSRVIHGAADRPLVWFRTLYRSDRYEYEVELKRGRPHA; encoded by the coding sequence ATGCCGTTGTATCATCAAATCGAGAGTCATCTCCGGGAGGTCATCAGGAGCGGCAAGTGGCAGGCCGGCGAAGCGATTCCTCCCGAAAGGCTGCTGATCGAGCAGTACGGGGTCAGCCGGATCACGATCCGCCAGGCCCTGGCAAATCTCGTGGCTGCCGGGCTGCTCTACCGGAAGCATGGGCGGGGGACTTTTGTGGCCGGCGCAAAAGAGCGGCCCATAACCGAGTCGCTGGCCAACCTGACGGGCCACCTGGAAGAGTTGCAGCTGCGCGGACTTGATCCCCGGGTCAGGGTGCTGGCGCTGGAGACCCGACCCATGATCGCCGAAGTGGCTGAGGCCCTGCAGCGAAGTCCCGGCGCCGAAGGGTGGTACCTGTACCGGATCGTCACTGTGGAGCAGCAGCCGCTCATGCTTTCGACCGTGTGGCTTCCCTGCGACCTTGGGGTAGAGCTGAACGAGGAACTCCTGAAACAGCACGGCATGGCCCTGCTGCTGACCCACAACGGCATCGCTCCTCTACGCGGCAGCCAGCGGATCGGCGCCATGAGTGCCGGACCGGAAGAGGCGCGCCTGCTGGGGGTGCGGGCCGGTGAAGCGGTCTTGCGTGTCAGCAGGGTCATCCACGGCGCTGCCGACCGTCCGCTCGTGTGGTTCAGGACGCTCTACCGCTCTGATCGCTACGAATACGAAGTCGAACTGAAGAGAGGCAGGCCGCACGCATGA